One part of the Mariniblastus fucicola genome encodes these proteins:
- a CDS encoding ATP-binding cassette domain-containing protein: protein MKTNTQLEPRSANTTSAIVVDGLNHWFGLGEARFQALFDINLKIKRGQLTILMGPSGSGKTTLLTLVGCLREIQDGHVQLLGQELRGAADRQLNGLRRRLGFIFQAHNLHESLTAMQNVRMGLEVHGALNRKEFDRASAHILTQLGLGERLSYMPAKLSGGQKQRVAVARALVGNPSIIFADEPTAALDKDSGVKTVQLLKRLGEVRGTTTVMVTHDNRILDLADRILKLEDGRIVEDSG, encoded by the coding sequence ATGAAAACGAACACACAACTTGAGCCCCGATCTGCGAATACGACGTCGGCAATTGTCGTCGATGGATTGAACCATTGGTTTGGCTTGGGGGAGGCTCGGTTTCAGGCGTTGTTCGACATCAACTTAAAAATTAAGCGAGGTCAACTCACGATTCTCATGGGGCCATCAGGTTCCGGCAAAACCACGTTGTTGACGTTGGTCGGTTGTTTGCGAGAGATCCAGGATGGCCACGTCCAGTTGTTGGGCCAGGAGTTGCGAGGTGCTGCCGACAGACAGCTCAACGGTTTGCGTCGGAGACTGGGGTTTATCTTTCAAGCCCACAATCTTCATGAAAGCCTGACAGCGATGCAAAATGTCCGAATGGGGCTTGAGGTGCACGGGGCATTGAATCGAAAAGAATTTGATCGTGCATCAGCTCACATTCTCACTCAACTCGGTTTGGGCGAGCGGCTAAGTTACATGCCTGCGAAGCTGTCTGGCGGTCAGAAACAAAGAGTCGCCGTTGCACGAGCGTTGGTAGGGAACCCGTCAATCATCTTCGCGGACGAACCGACCGCTGCACTGGACAAGGATTCAGGGGTGAAGACAGTGCAATTGCTCAAGCGTCTGGGAGAGGTTCGAGGAACGACGACCGTGATGGTCACACACGATAACCGAATCCTGGATCTCGCTGACCGCATTTTAAAACTGGAAGACGGACGAATTGTGGAAGACAGTGGATAG
- the devC gene encoding ABC transporter permease DevC, with protein MTRILSRLLGRLPLGWLQLVSNRLRFAAAAAGVAFAGILVFVQLGMMGAFSEAIRVTYSGFEADVMISASDATGIMDGSNVASRRMYQALGVPGVTEACPLFVGMTKWQNDNGTNIEFNTIGIDPARQSFIGTAIGNVNSLKLANNVLLDRRARGMESGQLSQATLDSPLVLEANNQQLAVVGTVSFGGGFSGDGFMVVSDQTFMRLFPARFSGAPNHILLKIGKGEDPGIVVDRIRTALNAQSLEIRTIEAAIEQDVQYQTTVRPVGLIFGMGVIIGIIVGIVIVYQILSTDVADHLREYATFKAMGYDQRYFRSIIFEEAIILAIAGFIPALLVALGIYTVMAEATGLPIAMNLARAAAVFVGTVGSCALSGMIAMRKLANADPADLF; from the coding sequence GTGACCAGAATCCTTTCTCGTCTATTGGGACGATTGCCGCTTGGCTGGTTGCAACTTGTTTCCAACAGGTTGAGATTCGCTGCTGCTGCGGCAGGTGTCGCGTTCGCAGGGATTCTGGTTTTCGTTCAACTTGGAATGATGGGGGCATTCAGCGAGGCCATTCGTGTTACCTACAGTGGTTTCGAAGCAGACGTCATGATTTCGGCTTCGGATGCAACAGGAATCATGGACGGTTCCAACGTCGCGAGTCGTCGTATGTATCAGGCGTTAGGAGTGCCCGGTGTCACTGAAGCCTGCCCACTGTTTGTGGGAATGACGAAATGGCAAAACGACAACGGAACCAATATTGAATTCAATACGATTGGAATTGATCCGGCCCGACAGTCATTTATTGGCACGGCTATCGGCAATGTCAACTCTCTCAAGCTCGCCAACAACGTGTTGCTTGATCGACGCGCCCGAGGAATGGAGTCGGGGCAGCTTTCGCAAGCGACTCTTGATAGCCCGTTGGTTTTAGAAGCCAACAATCAGCAGCTGGCCGTTGTAGGAACCGTTTCGTTTGGCGGCGGGTTTTCAGGCGATGGATTTATGGTTGTGTCAGACCAGACGTTCATGCGTCTTTTTCCTGCCCGATTTTCCGGTGCGCCGAATCACATCCTGCTCAAAATTGGCAAGGGCGAGGATCCGGGTATCGTCGTCGATCGTATTCGCACCGCACTGAATGCCCAATCGCTGGAAATCCGCACCATCGAAGCTGCAATTGAACAAGACGTCCAATACCAGACAACTGTTCGGCCAGTCGGGCTGATTTTTGGCATGGGAGTCATCATTGGAATCATTGTTGGCATTGTGATCGTCTACCAGATCCTATCCACTGACGTAGCGGATCATCTTCGAGAATATGCCACCTTCAAGGCAATGGGTTATGACCAGCGGTACTTTCGCAGCATCATTTTCGAGGAAGCAATCATATTAGCGATCGCTGGTTTTATCCCGGCTTTACTGGTCGCACTCGGCATCTATACCGTCATGGCCGAAGCAACGGGATTGCCGATCGCGATGAATCTCGCGCGTGCCGCGGCGGTTTTTGTGGGCACGGTTGGCAGCTGTGCTTTGTCTGGAATGATTGCGATGCGAAAACTGGCGAACGCAGATCCGGCTGACCTTTTTTAA
- a CDS encoding HlyD family efflux transporter periplasmic adaptor subunit, translated as MEPSKKTDSQPEIRDSELPLDVVKHNEMQTSNQRQGRRRIPRFFWLAFIPLFLFTGGVIGIYVQPPPLRYFLKITGLRPGGGTSNPIAVPVEQDAESEPEQATIRTVVALGRLVPEGKVITISPPFGAGDARIDEIKVEIGSRVERGETLALLDNRASLESAVASAEANVALQRTALAQTRMTIGAGLGEAQAALDRAKAGEALALQEYKRMKNLRGQNAVSQSELDQASAEFSQSRKDVAMAEATVTRFTAQEMETQPDVAVAKRKLDAAIADLNRAKHDLARGIVTAPVTGTILDIYARPGEKPGTKGILDIANVQRMTAELEVYQSEIGVIAVGQHVELSADPLTTSLFGIVSEIGFAVERQTTIRDDPAANTDARVIRVTVNLDADSSKRAARLTNLEVTGRIAVEDAQ; from the coding sequence ATGGAACCAAGCAAAAAGACTGACTCTCAGCCCGAAATCCGGGATAGTGAATTGCCTCTCGACGTAGTGAAGCACAACGAAATGCAAACGAGCAACCAGCGTCAGGGACGCAGAAGAATTCCCCGATTTTTCTGGTTGGCGTTCATTCCTTTATTTCTGTTCACAGGAGGAGTGATTGGGATCTACGTTCAACCTCCACCGCTACGTTACTTCCTGAAAATAACCGGACTACGACCCGGCGGTGGCACAAGTAATCCGATCGCAGTTCCCGTTGAGCAGGATGCAGAATCGGAACCTGAACAGGCTACGATTCGAACCGTCGTCGCGTTGGGACGGCTAGTTCCGGAGGGCAAAGTAATCACTATCTCGCCGCCATTTGGTGCTGGCGACGCACGAATTGACGAAATCAAAGTCGAAATTGGCAGCCGGGTTGAACGTGGGGAAACACTGGCTCTGCTCGACAATCGCGCCAGTCTCGAATCTGCTGTGGCGTCGGCCGAAGCCAATGTCGCACTACAGCGAACGGCCCTTGCCCAGACTCGAATGACGATTGGTGCAGGGCTCGGCGAGGCGCAAGCAGCACTTGATCGCGCCAAGGCTGGCGAAGCATTGGCCTTGCAAGAATACAAACGCATGAAGAACTTGCGCGGACAAAATGCAGTCTCTCAGTCAGAGCTGGATCAGGCGTCTGCGGAATTTTCGCAATCGCGAAAGGATGTTGCCATGGCAGAAGCAACGGTAACACGTTTCACAGCACAGGAAATGGAAACGCAACCTGACGTGGCCGTCGCAAAGCGGAAACTTGATGCGGCCATCGCCGACTTGAATCGCGCCAAACATGATTTGGCTCGAGGCATTGTGACAGCGCCGGTCACCGGAACGATCCTCGACATCTACGCTCGCCCCGGTGAGAAACCGGGAACCAAAGGCATTTTGGACATTGCCAATGTGCAACGGATGACGGCTGAACTGGAGGTTTACCAGTCCGAGATTGGGGTTATCGCTGTCGGTCAACACGTTGAGCTCTCAGCAGATCCACTTACAACTTCACTTTTTGGAATTGTTAGCGAGATTGGATTTGCGGTTGAGCGTCAAACAACCATTCGCGATGACCCGGCAGCCAATACTGATGCTCGTGTTATAAGAGTAACGGTCAATCTCGACGCCGATTCCTCGAAACGTGCAGCACGGCTCACGAATCTTGAGGTTACTGGTCGGATCGCTGTTGAGGATGCGCAGTGA